The nucleotide sequence AGGTTGGCGTCGAGGGTGTCGCGGCCGCGCTCCTGGAGCTCGTACGCGCGGAGCTTGGACAGCAGGCCGATGCCCCGGCCCTCGTGGCCCCGGAGGTAGACGACGACGCCGCGGCCGGCCTCGGTGATCCGGTCCATGGACGCCTGGAGCTGGGGGCCGCAGTCGCAGCGCAGCGAGTGGAAGATGTCGCCGGTCAGGCACTCGGAGTGGACCCGGACCAGGACGTCCTCGCCGTCGGCGAGGTCGCTGATGTCGCCGTGGACGAGGGCGACGTGCTCGACGCCGTCCACGGTGGAGCGGTATCCGTACGCGGTGAAGTCGCCGTGCGCGGTGGGCAGCTGGACCTCGGCCTCGCGGCGGACGGTCGGTTCGGCGGAGCGCCGGTAGGCGATCAGGTCCTCGATGGAGATGATCGTCAGGCCGTGCTTGCGGGCGAAGGGGACCAGCTCGGGCAGGCGCAGCATGACGCCGTCCTCGCCGGCGATCTCGACGATCGCCCCGGCCGGGCGGAGTCCGGCGAGCCGGGCCAGGTCGACCGCGGCCTCGGTGTGGCCGTTGCGGGCGAGGACGCCGCCGGGCTTGGCGCGGAGCGGGAAGATGTGGCCGGGGCGCACGAAGTCGCCCGGTTCGTGGCGGCCGCTCGCGAGCATCCGCAGGGTGGTGGCGCGGTCGGCGGCGGAGATGCCGGTGGTCACGCCGTGGTCGGGGGACGCGTCGACGGAGACGGTGAAGGCGGTCCGCATCGACTCGGTGTTGTGCTCGACCATCTGCGGGAGCTGGAGGCGCTCCAGCTCCTCGCCCTCCATGGGGGCGCAGATGAGGCCGCGGCACTCGCTCATCATGAAGGCGACGACTTCGGGGGTGGCCTTCTCGGCGGCGATGACGAGGTCGCCCTCGTTCTCGCGGTCCTCGTCGTCGACGACGACGACGGGGCGGCCGGCGGCGATGTCGCGGATGGCCTGCTCGACGGGGTCGAGGGCGAGGTCGGTGGCGTCCCAGATCGGCAGCGCGCTCATGCGTGGGCTCCTTCCAGAGCGGTGGCAGAGGTCGTGCGCGTCCGGAGCCACCAGTCGCGCATGCCCCAGACGACCAGGGCGAAGTAGATGACGTAGACCAGGCCGGAGAAGGCGAGGCCGCTGTTGAAGGCGAGCGGGACGCCGACGAGGTCGACGAGGAGCCAGGCGAACCAGAACTCGACGAGGCCGCGGGCCTGGGCGACCATCGCGACGAGGGTGCCGACGAAGATGTACGCGTCGGCCCACGGGCTCCAGGAGAGCGACGGGTAGAGGGTGAAGAGCCCGCCGACGGCGAGGGTGCCGAGGAGCGCGCCGCCGAGGAGCAGGCCGCGCTCCTTCCAGGTGGCGAAGCGGACGGCGATGGAGCCGTCCTGAGCCTGCTGCCTGCCCCGGTTCCACTGCCACCAGCCCCAGGCGGCGACGCCGATGACCAGGAGCTGCTTGCCGACGCCGCCGGAGAGGTGCGCGGAGGCGTAGGCGCCGACGAGGATCAGGCCGGAGAGCAGCTGGGCGGGCCAGGTGAGGATGGAGCGGCGCCAGCCGAGCGCGAGGGCTATGAGCCCGATCGTGTTGCCGATCATGTCGGACCACATGATGTGCTGGTCGAGGACGGTGAACGCCTCGGAGTTGAGCCAGTTCACTTCTCGTTCTCCTTGGCGTCCGCGCCGAGCAGCCGCTCGACGTACTTGGCGATGACGTCGACTTCGAGGTTGACCGGGTCGCCGGGCTGCTTGATGCCGAGCGTGGTCAGGTCGAGGGTGGTGGGGATGAGGCTGATGGTGAACCAGTCGTCGGCGACCTCGACGACGGTGAGGCTGACGCCGTCGACCGTGATCGAGCCCTTCTCGACGACGTACCGGGAGAGGTGGGCGGGCAGGCCGACCTTGACGAGCTCCCAGTGCTCGGAGGGGCTCCGCTCCAGGATGGTGCCGGTGCCGTCCACGTGGCCCTGGACGATGTGACCGCCGAGGCGGCCGCCGACGGCCATGGGCCGCTCCAGGTTGACGCGGGTGCCGACGTCCAGGGCGCCGAGGCTGGACCGCTTGAGGGTCTCGGCCATGACGTCGGCGGTGAACTCGCCGTCGCCGAACTCGACGACCGTGAGACAGACACCGTTGACGGCGATGGAGTCGCCGTGCTGGGCGCCTTCCGTGACCAGGGGGCCGCGGAGCCGGAAGCGGGAGGCGTCCTCCAGCTGCTCGACGGCGACGACCTCGCCCAGTTCTTCGACGATTCCGGTGAACACGGTCAGGCTCCCTTGAGGGTGGCGGTGATGCGGAGGTCGGTTCCGACGCGGACGGTCTCGGTGATGTCGAGCCGCAACGCGTCGGTGATGGTGCTGATTCCCGCGCCGGCGAGGGCGTTCGGGCCCGCCCCGAGGAGGACGGGGGCGAGGTAGCCGACGACCTGGTCGACGGCTCCCGCGGCGACGAAGGCGCCCGCGAGGGTGGGGCCGCCTTCGAGGAGGACGGAGCGGACGCCGCGCGCGTGGAGGGCGTCCAGGAGGGCGGGTACGGAGAGTCCGCGCTCGGCCCTGGGGAGGCGTACGACGTCGGTGAGCGCGGTGTCGGCGTCCTCGGCGACCGCGATCAGGGTGGGGGCGGCGTCGTCCAGGACCCGGGCGCCGGCCTTGACGGCGGTGGCCTCGGTGTCGACGACGACCCGGAGCGGCTGTACGGCCGCGTCGATGCCGCGGACGGCGAGGTGGGGGTCGTCGGTACGGGCGGTTCCGGAGCCGACGACGACGGCGTCGGCCTCGGCGCGCAGCCGGTGGACGTCGGCGCGGGACTCGGCGGAGGTGATCCAGCGGGAGGTGCCGTCGGCGGCGGCGATCCGGCCGTCGAGGGTGGCGGCGTACTTCCAGCGGACGAAGGGGCGGCCGCGGCGTACGGAGGTGAGCCAGGCGAGGTTGACGGCCTCGGCCTCGTCCTCCAGGAGGCCCTGCCGCACGTCGACGCCG is from Streptomyces venezuelae ATCC 10712 and encodes:
- the ribD gene encoding bifunctional diaminohydroxyphosphoribosylaminopyrimidine deaminase/5-amino-6-(5-phosphoribosylamino)uracil reductase RibD, encoding MAQQADITAMRRAVELAARGLGATSPNPVVGCVVTDASGRPVGEGWHQRAGGPHAEVHALREAGALARGGTAYVTLEPCNHTGRTGPCAQALIEAGISRVVYAVGDPNPQATGGADTLRAAGVDVRQGLLEDEAEAVNLAWLTSVRRGRPFVRWKYAATLDGRIAAADGTSRWITSAESRADVHRLRAEADAVVVGSGTARTDDPHLAVRGIDAAVQPLRVVVDTEATAVKAGARVLDDAAPTLIAVAEDADTALTDVVRLPRAERGLSVPALLDALHARGVRSVLLEGGPTLAGAFVAAGAVDQVVGYLAPVLLGAGPNALAGAGISTITDALRLDITETVRVGTDLRITATLKGA
- a CDS encoding nicotinamide mononucleotide transporter family protein, which encodes MWSDMIGNTIGLIALALGWRRSILTWPAQLLSGLILVGAYASAHLSGGVGKQLLVIGVAAWGWWQWNRGRQQAQDGSIAVRFATWKERGLLLGGALLGTLAVGGLFTLYPSLSWSPWADAYIFVGTLVAMVAQARGLVEFWFAWLLVDLVGVPLAFNSGLAFSGLVYVIYFALVVWGMRDWWLRTRTTSATALEGAHA
- a CDS encoding bifunctional 3,4-dihydroxy-2-butanone-4-phosphate synthase/GTP cyclohydrolase II encodes the protein MSALPIWDATDLALDPVEQAIRDIAAGRPVVVVDDEDRENEGDLVIAAEKATPEVVAFMMSECRGLICAPMEGEELERLQLPQMVEHNTESMRTAFTVSVDASPDHGVTTGISAADRATTLRMLASGRHEPGDFVRPGHIFPLRAKPGGVLARNGHTEAAVDLARLAGLRPAGAIVEIAGEDGVMLRLPELVPFARKHGLTIISIEDLIAYRRSAEPTVRREAEVQLPTAHGDFTAYGYRSTVDGVEHVALVHGDISDLADGEDVLVRVHSECLTGDIFHSLRCDCGPQLQASMDRITEAGRGVVVYLRGHEGRGIGLLSKLRAYELQERGRDTLDANLELGLPADARDYAAGAQILADLGVRSLRLMTNNPDKIHALTRYGLRVEGREPMPVTAGEHNLRYLTTKRDRMGHDLPWLDGSPASTCGNQ
- a CDS encoding riboflavin synthase, with translation MFTGIVEELGEVVAVEQLEDASRFRLRGPLVTEGAQHGDSIAVNGVCLTVVEFGDGEFTADVMAETLKRSSLGALDVGTRVNLERPMAVGGRLGGHIVQGHVDGTGTILERSPSEHWELVKVGLPAHLSRYVVEKGSITVDGVSLTVVEVADDWFTISLIPTTLDLTTLGIKQPGDPVNLEVDVIAKYVERLLGADAKENEK